Proteins encoded within one genomic window of Camelina sativa cultivar DH55 chromosome 19, Cs, whole genome shotgun sequence:
- the LOC104765751 gene encoding transcription termination factor MTEF1, chloroplastic-like, giving the protein MAVIASLHLQPLSSFSSSSSSSSPPPPSSKPLYLKFQTSHRENLRHLSSLGIVPQNPRLAPPANDLPVILSAVNFLKLKGFSDEDFPRLVFLCPQLFSPTFDISKLDPVFDFLTGELGASAEESRGLIVNCPNILLSDVEYCLRPTLVYLKELGLRNLNRASKTNAHVLNTRVEKLRGKMRFLKSIGFEHDEAARVCGRIPAIFGYSVEDNLRPKFEFLVYDMERELEELKKFPQYFGFSLGKRIKPRHWHLKKKNVNVSLSRMLMWGDQKFYSKWKP; this is encoded by the coding sequence ATGGCTGTTATTGCTTCACTTCATCTTCAacctctctcctctttctcgtcgtcgtcttcttcttcttctcctcctcctcctagcTCTAAACCTCTCTATCTCAAATTCCAAACCTCGCACCGTGAAAACCTTAGACACCTCTCTTCTCTCGGAATCGTTCCTCAGAACCCCCGACTCGCTCCTCCGGCGAATGATCTTCCCGTTATCCTCTCCGCCGTGAACTTCCTAAAATTGAAAGGATTCTCCGACGAAGATTTCCCACGCCTCGTCTTCCTCTGCCCACAGCTCTTCTCTCCCACTTTCGACATTTCTAAACTCGATCCCGTCTTCGATTTTCTCACCGGCGAGCTCGGAGCTTCAGCGGAAGAATCCAGGGGCTTAATCGTAAATTGCCCCAACATCCTCCTCTCCGACGTAGAGTATTGCTTGAGACCGACGCTTGTTTACCTTAAGGAGCTAGGGCTACGGAATCTGAACCGAGCGAGCAAGACGAACGCTCACGTGCTGAACACGAGGGTTGAGAAGCTAAGAGGTAAGATGAGATTCTTGAAGAGCATAGGGTTCGAACACGACGAAGCAGCCAGAGTCTGTGGGAGAATCCCCGCGATATTTGGATACAGCGTTGAAGATAACTTGAGACCCAAGTTTGAGTTTCTGGTTTATGACATGGAAAGAGAATTGGAAGAGCTCAAGAAGTTTCCGCAGTACTTTGGGTTTAGCTTGGGGAAGAGGATAAAGCCAAGGCATTGgcatttgaagaagaagaacgttAACGTTTCGCTTAGTAGAATGTTAATGTGGGGTGATCAGAAGTTCTACTCTAAATGGAAGCCATGA
- the LOC104765753 gene encoding uncharacterized protein LOC104765753, whose product MKPVIGTVVSNKMQKSVVVAVDRLFHNRLYNRYVKRTSKFMAHDEKDSCNIGDRVKLDPSRPLSKHKHWIVSEIIKKARIYSPQAAAAAALNSSSSSSTAEQSPVSSS is encoded by the exons atgaagccaGTGATAGGCACGGTGGTGTCGAACAAAATGCAGAAGTCGGTGGTTGTAGCCGTCGATAGACTATTCCACAACAGGCTTTACAATCGCTATGTCAAACGCACTTCCAAGTTCATGGCTCACGATGAAAAGGACTCCTGTAACATCGGCGATCGT GTGAAATTGGATCCTTCAAGGCCTTTGAGCAAGCATAAGCATTGGATTGTTTCAGAAATCATAAAGAAAGCACGCATTTATTCTCCAcaggctgctgctgctgctgctctcaactcctcctcctcctcctccactgcTGAGCAGTCCCCTGTTTCGTCTTCCTAA
- the LOC104765754 gene encoding protein TIC 62, chloroplastic-like: protein MEGTCFLRGQPPLTTIPSIPSKKGFLLQRWKTNRRVRFSGLKNHSVSGKSRSFDLSLRASGPIRASSAVTEASPMNVNSKEEDTVFVAGATGKVGSRTVRELLKLGFRVRAGVRSAQRAGSLVQSVKGMKLQNTDEGTQPVEKLEIVECDLEKKDSIKPALGKASVVICCIGASEKEISDITGPYRIDYLATKNLVDAAKSAKVNNFILVTSLGTNKFGFPAAILNLFWGVLCWKRKAEEALIESGLNYAIVRPGGMERPTDAYKETHNLTLSLDDTLFGGQVSNLQVAELLACMAKNPRLSCSKIVEVVAETTAPLTSMEKLLEKIPSKRPYVPPPKESVAAKEVKPVPTKPVTQEPTAPKEDEAPPKEKDVKPRPLSPYAAYEDLKPPTSPIPSSTTSLGSAKSKEVDATQVPVEANVVPDSISNVLVEEVKQAVEEEEVKQAVEEEEVKQTEEKKERPLSPYACYEDLKPPTSPIPSSTTSLGTAKSKEVDATQVPVEAKVVPDSISNVPVEEEEEEEEEEEVKKAVEEEVKQAEEEKQRPLSPYACYENLKPPSSPCPKASGTRKTDSLLPGLADSDTDKSSTVAPSVTETAVAPSVTETAVATSPPETAVATSPPETAVAKSAPETAFATSSPETAVATSVTETETPATPRMRPLSPYAVYDDLKPPTSPTPASTGPKKAASEITAAAEDNSELPGGNNDVLETVDGSVNTTPSSSAPEAVPVVSNVDTSLASGDNPAQPKPRPLSPYTMYEDMKPPTSPLPSPVINH from the exons ATGGAAGGAACTTGTTTTCTCCGTGGGCAACCACCTCTCACAACAATACCCTCTATTCCCAGCAAAAAAGGATTTCTTCTCCAAAGATGGAAGACCAATCGGAGAGTCAGGTTTTCAGGTTTAAAGAATCACTCGGTTTCTGGAAAGTCCAGGTCTTTCGATCTTAGCCTCAGGGCTTCAG GTCCTATAAGAGCAAGCTCTGCAGTAACAGAAGCAAGCCCTATGAACGTAAattccaaagaagaagacactgTCTTTGTAGCCGGTGCAACTGGTAAAGTTGGTTCTAGAACTGTGAG AGAACTACTGAAGCTCGGATTTCGGGTTAGAGCTGGAGTTCGAAGTGCTCAGAGAGCAGGAAGTCTAGTGCAA AGTGTTAAGGGAATGAAGCTCCAGAACACTGATGAAGGAACTCAAC CTGTAGAAAAGCTTGAAATTGTGGAATGTGACTTGGAGAAAAAAGATTCAATAAAGCCTGCATTGGGAAAAGCATCGGTGGTTATATGCTGTATCGGTGCTAGCGAGAAAGAGATCTCTGATATTACCGGCCCTTACAGGATTGattacctagccaccaaaaacctTGTTGATGCTG CAAAATCTGCAAAAGTTAATAACTTCATTTTGGTGACATCCTTGGGGACAAATAAATTTGGATTTCCCGCTGCTATTCTCAA CCTATTCTGGGGAGTTCTTTGCTGGAAGAGAAAAGCTGAAGAAGCATTGATTGAAAGTGGTCTCAATTACGCA ATAGTTAGGCCTGGAGGAATGGAGAGGCCCACAGATGCATACAAAGAAACTCATAATCTAACTCTTTCTCTAGACGATACATTGTTTGGTGGTCAGGTCTCAAATCTCCAG GTTGCAGAATTGCTCGCTTGTATGGCAAAGAATCCTCGACTTTCTTGCTCCAAGATTGTGGAAGTGGTTGCTGAAACAACTGCTCCATTAACTTCAATGGAAAAGCTTCTTGAAAAGATTCCTTCCAAACGTCCTTATGTGCCTCCACCAAAG GAATCAGTTGCAGCCAAAGAGGTCAAACCAGTCCCTACTAAGCCTGTCACTCAAGAGCCAACAGCTCCCAAGGAGGATGAAGCAcctccaaaagaaaaagatgtgaaacCTAGGCCACTGTCTCCTTATGCGGC CTATGAAGACTTGAAACCTCCAACATCTCCTATTCCAAGTTCGACCACATCACTCGGGTCTGCCAAATCGAAGGAGGTAGATGCCACTCAGGTTCCTGTTGAGGCCAATGTAGTGCCAGATAGTATCTCAAATGTCCTAGTAGAAGAAGTAAAGCAAGCtgtagaagaggaagaagtaaaGCAagctgtagaagaagaagaagtaaagcaaactgaggaaaagaaagagaggccCCTTTCCCCGTATGCCTG CTACGAAGACTTGAAACCTCCAACATCTCCTATTCCAAGTTCGACCACATCACTCGGTACTGCCAAATCTAAGGAGGTAGATGCCACTCAGGTTCCTGTGGAGGCCAAAGTAGTGCCAGATAGTATCTCAAATGTcccagtagaagaagaagaagaagaagaagaagaagaagaagtaaagaaagctgtagaagaagaagttaagcaagctgaggaagagaaacagaggCCTCTTTCCCCTTATGCCTG CTATGAAAATCTGAAACCACCTTCGTCACCCTGTCCTAAAGCTTCGGGTACCAGAAAAACTGATTCTTTGTTGCCTGGTCTAGCCGATTCTGATACTGATAAAAGCTCAACAGTTGCACCAAGTGTCACTGAGACAGCAGTTGCACCAAGTGTCACTGAGACAGCAGTGGCAACAAGTCCCCCTGAGACAGCAGTTGCGACAAGTCCCCCTGAGACAGCAGTTGCGAAAAGTGCCCCTGAGACAGCATTTGCGACAAGTTCCCCTGAGACAGCAGTTGCAACAAGTGTTACCGAGACAGAAACACCAGCCACACCAAGAATGAGGCCTCTTTCTCCTTATGCAGT CTACGATGACCTGAAACCACCAACCTCACCAACTCCTGCATCAACCGGTCCCAAGAAAGCAGCATCTGAGATAACAGCAGCTGCAGAAGACAACTCGGAGTTGCCTGGAGGCAATAATGATGTGTTGGAAACAGTTGATGGAAGTGT GAACACTACTCCATCTTCTTCTGCACCGGAAGCAGTACCTGTTGTTAGCAATGTAGACACTTCCCTTGCTTCAGGAGACAATCCAGCTCAGCCAAAGCCAAGACCTTTATCACCTTACACAAT GTACGAGGACATGAAGCCTCCAACTTCACCACTTCCATCTCCAGTCATCAATCATTAG
- the LOC104765756 gene encoding uncharacterized protein LOC104765756: MKSTTTLSHKRSRSDPVPKNSLKNKKSSEALYKLDMDELLQREIEQLKSLLKSRKLHPSARRVSSDEIDLLLQEDEVLVRREMETVLRRKLFLEDSKNEDSSIPKEAKKLVREIAGLELQVMYLETYLLLLYRRLFNNKITSEFKSEGKERSEAVLGCTKLIDSPKNSVCSPQKVLEDSGIFRSHSSLSHCSGYSFRMSPQAMDSSYHRSLPFSMLEQSDINALMGTYVSENVHESPNSLSEEMVKCISEVFRQLTDPKSLVVENDRESSSPFRGKEPLKITSRPYDKLLMVKSICRDSEKLNAVEPALKHFRSLVNKLEGVNPRRLNHEEKLAFWINIHNSLVMHSILVYGNPKNSMKRVSGLLKAAYNVGGRSLNLDTIQTSILGCRVSRPGQVFRFLFASRSKGKAGDLGRDYAITHPEPLLHFALCSGNLSDPSVRIYTPKNVMMELECGREEYVTSNLGISKDNKILLPKLVELYAKDTELCNVGVLDMIGNFLPCEARDRIQQCRNKKHGRFSIDWVAHDFRFGLLL; encoded by the exons ATGAAGTCGACAACAACTTTGAGTCACAAACGTTCTCGAAG CGATCCGGTCCccaaaaactctctcaagaacaagaaaTCGAGTGAAGCCCTTTACAAACTCGACATG gaTGAATTGTTGCAGAGAGAGATAGAACAGCTAAAATCTCTTCTAAAGTCCAGAAAGTTACATCCCAGTGCCAGGAGAGTCTCAAGTGATGAG ATTGATTTGTTGCTTCAAGAAGATGAAGTATTAGTACGGCGTGAAATGGAGACAGTCCTTCGACGCAAACTATTCTTGGAAGATTCTAAAAATGAAGATTCCTCTATCCCTAAG GAAGCAAAGAAACTGGTGAGAGAAATCGCGGGTTTGGAGCTGCAAGTTATGTACTTGGAAACATATCTTCTTTTGTTATACCGGAGATtattcaacaacaaaattacaTCTGAGTTCAAATCAGAGGGGAAAGAGAGATCAGAGGCTGTTCTTGGGTGCACTAAACTCATTGATTCACCCAAAAACTCAGTCTGCAGCCCTCAGAAAGTTCTAGAAGACTCTGGAATATTCCGCAGCCACTCATCGTTGTCTCATTGTTCAGGCTATTCCTTTAGAATGTCTCCTCAAGCAATGGACTCATCATATCatcgctctcttcctttctcaaTGCTTGAG CAATCTGATATCAATGCGTTGATGGGGACATATGTTTCTGAAAACGTTCATGAATCACCAAATAGTTTGTCTGAAGAGATGGTCAAGTGCATCTCGGAAGTATTTCGTCAACTCACAGATCCAAAATCACTAGTAGTCGAAAATGATCGAGAATCAAGCAGCCCTTTCCGCGGGAAAGAGCCTCTGAAGATCACTAGCCGACCTTACGACAAATTATTAATGGTGAAATCGATATGTAGAGACTCGGAGAAGTTAAATGCAGTTGAACCTGCTTTGAAACATTTCAG GTCACTTGTTAATAAGTTAGAAGGAGTGAATCCAAGGAGGTTAAATCATGAAGAAAAGCTTGCTTTCTGGATCAACATACACAACTCTCTGGTTATGCAT TCGATACTTGTCTATGGGAACCCTAAAAACAGTATGAAAAGGGTATCAGGGTTGCTGAAG GCTGCGTACAACGTTGGAGGTCGAAGCTTGAACTTAGATACCATTCAGACTTCAATCCTTGGTTGCCGTGTCTCTCGTCCAGGACAG GTATTTAGGTTCTTGTTTGCTTCAAGATCAAAGGGTAAAGCTGGAGATTTGGGAAGAGATTATGCTATAACTCACCCTGAGCCTCTTCTTCATTTTGCTCTTTGCTCGGGGAACTTGTCAGATCCATCA GTTCGTATATATACGCCCAAGAACGTGATGATGGAGCTAGAATGCGGTAGAGAAGAGTATGTGACATCAAACCTAGGAATTTCCAAAGACAACAAGATTCTTTTACCGAAGCTCGTCGAATTATATGCCAAGGATACTGAACTTTGCAACGTCGGTGTTCTCGACATGATCGGGAACTTTTTGCCTTGTGAAGCAAGAGATAGAATCCAGCAGTGTCGGAACAAGAAACACGGTAGATTCTCCATAGATTGGGTCGCACATGATTTCAGATTCGGGTTACTTCTCTGA
- the LOC109131019 gene encoding mitochondrial import receptor subunit TOM6 homolog gives MFPGVFMQKPEKSVALKELKSHVALFAACVVLIRSATYVLSYFSDSMEELKIDL, from the coding sequence ATGTTTCCAGGAGTGTTCATGCAAAAGCCAGAGAAATCCGTGGCACTCAAGGAATTGAAGAGCCATGTTGCTTTATTCGCCGCCTGTGTCGTTCTGATCCGTTCTGCTACATACGTCCTCTCTTATTTCTCTGATTCCATGGAAGAGCTCAAGATCGACCTCTAA
- the LOC109125097 gene encoding F-box protein ETP2-like yields MAVTIPELLPKDLVEEILCRVPATSLKRLRSTCKAWNRLIKDDRRFASKHFDKSIKQLIPLLLRNDNKIFPVSINLHGIGSPSIELKTELVDPVSKNSSAARFNVTRVFHCDGLLLCSSQFDESRVLVWNPLMGETRWIRTGKFRNEGRSFGLGYCYYGNTSWNNNNKRYKVLSYYRGTKYFEIYDFRSESWKILDDDNMAPSGNIGFPELCVSLKGNTYWFVRDVTKTTWITSLLTFDFSKERSVPVPLPYQTRRFKTTSLSVVKEEKLSMLLQRDRHSKTEIWVSNVIDEETTKVVSWSKVLVLDLSPDLHILYDVPFLLGEEKKVAIFCETAIDVKVDVDMIYIVGEDNVVTHLNLGVNEIDECRPALLNYVPSLVQIEQAGGKQDKR; encoded by the coding sequence ATGGCAGTGACGATACCGGAGCTGCTTCCAAAGGATTTGGTAGAGGAGATACTGTGTCGCGTTCCAGCGACCTCTCTGAAACGATTACGATCTACTTGCAAAGCGTGGAACCGTTTAATCAAAGATGATCGGAGATTCGCAAGTAAGCATTTCGATAAATCCATAAAACAATTGATACCTCTATTGTTGAGAAATGACAACAAGATTTTTCCGGTTAGTATCAATCTCCATGGAATTGGTAGTCCATCTATAGAGTTGAAAACTGAGCTGGTCGATCCTGTTTCTAAGAACTCATCAGCAGCTCGATTCAATGTAACTCGAGTCTTTCACTGCGACGGCTTGTTGTTATGCTCCTCCCAGTTCGACGAATCTAGAGTCTTGGTTTGGAACCCTTTGATGGGTGAAACCAGGTGGATCAGAACCGGTAAATTTCGCAACGAAGGCCGCAGCTTTGGTCTCGGGTACTGCTACTACGGCAACACATCctggaataataataataagaggtACAAAGTCTTGAGCTATTATCGTGGTACCAAGTATTTTGAAATCTACGATTTTAGGTCTGAGTCGTGGAAGATTCTTGATGATGATAACATGGCTCCAAGCGGGAACATTGGATTCCCTGAACTCTGCGTGTCTTTGAAGGGGAATACTTATTGGTTCGTTAGAGATGTAACAAAAACGACTTGGATCACATCCTTGCTCACATTTGATTTTTCAAAGGAGAGATCTGTACCTGTGCCTCTTCCTTATCAGACTCGTCGTTTTAAGACTACTAGTCTTTCCGTtgttaaagaagagaaacttTCTATGTTGTTGCAGCGAGATAGACATTCCAAGACTGAGATATGGGTGTCAAATGTGATTGATGAGGAGACCACCAAAGTGGTGTCTTGGAGCAAGGTCTTAGTATTGGATTTGAGCCCTGATCTTCACATTTTGTATGATGTACCTTTCTTGTTAggggaggagaagaaagtcgcCATTTTTTGTGAGACCGCAATTGACGTAAAGGTAGACGTGGACATGATCTACATTGTTGGGGAGGATAATGTAGTCACTCATCTGAATTTGGGAGTAAATGAAATTGATGAATGTCGCCCAGCTCTTCTtaattatgttccaagtttggttcAAATCGAGCAAGCTGGAGGGAAACAAGATAAGAGGTAA
- the LOC104765757 gene encoding RING-H2 finger protein ATL65-like: MRFVASPPSLGDISPSPSPSSGLSEEILSGSSDPPLEFSPPLIAMVVVLAAAFLFVTYSRLISRRFLSPLFRRFRRWRSRRRRLLHLSSASSASTSSSDLRSFSPFPFDSFHYSSYSPYGLDDSVIKTLPLFLYSAASCTGKTTLGKTSAADCRDCAVCLLEFEDGDYVRTLPLCFHAFHLECIDEWLRSHPNCPLCRTAILGSAVAAPVSPFVPLMAPRIRPILDDDDDESNAIIIRGEFTPSRSNWNTDTAVTTTTTNDQEITASMEEQSSPAISRFRELKRSYSFESESERVTMEEPATVSPWRYRRSTWNKRQSPFGNLISKSRVFSFRYYRNTKSPFFRRRSSAGVFFPISERIPATGSSSRRTKSMTSPMFFRTAPHSSSRLRCGDPEALLSPERWRGGTRVG; the protein is encoded by the coding sequence ATGCGATTCGTTGCGTCACCGCCTAGTTTGGGCGATATTTCACCGTCTCCTTCACCATCCTCAGGTCTATCAGAGGAGATTCTTTCCGGTTCTTCGGATCCTCCTTTGGAGTTTAGTCCTCCATTGATCGCTATGGTTGTTGTTTTAGCCGCCGCTTTTCTTTTCGTGACCTACTCTCGTCTCATCTCCCGCCGTTTTCTCTCACCCCTTTTCCGACGTTTTAGACGGTGGCGTTCCCGTCGGCGTCGTCTCCTTCACTTATCTTCAGCTTCCTCTGCTTCAACTTCGTCATCCGATCTCCGATCCTTTTCCCCTTTCCCTTTCGACTCTTTCCATTACTCTTCTTACTCTCCCTACGGATTAGACGATTCCGTCATCAAAACGCTACCGCTATTTCTCTACTCTGCCGCGTCTTGCACCGGGAAAACAACGCTGGGGAAAACCTCCGCCGCTGATTGCAGAGACTGTGCCGTGTGTTTGTTGGAATTCGAGGATGGTGATTATGTAAGAACACTTCCGTTATGCTTCCATGCTTTTCACCTTGAATGCATCGATGAGTGGCTCCGATCCCACCCTAACTGTCCGTTATGCCGTACGGCGATTCTCGGATCCGCCGTCGCGGCCCCTGTTTCGCCGTTCGTTCCGTTGATGGCTCCTCGGATTCGTCCGATCctcgacgatgatgatgacgagagCAACGCGATCATCATCCGCGGCGAATTCACACCGTCGCGGAGCAATTGGAACACTGATACGGCggtgacgacgacgacgacgaacgATCAGGAGATCACAGCGTCGATGGAAGAGCAATCATCGCCGGCGATTTCTCGGTTCCGTGAGCTGAAGAGATCGTACTCATTCGAATCTGAATCAGAGAGAGTAACGATGGAGGAACCAGCGACGGTGTCTCCGTGGAGATACAGGAGATCTACATGGAACAAACGTCAATCACCGTTCGGTAACCTAATTTCGAAATCGAGAGTGTTCTCGTTCCGTTACTACAGAAACACGAAGTCACCGTTCTTCCGGCGGAGATCATCGGCGGGAGTGTTTTTCCCGATATCGGAACGGATTCCAGCGACGGGAAGCTCGTCGCGGCGGACGAAATCGATGACGAGTCCGATGTTTTTCAGAACAGCACCGCACTCGTCGAGCCGGTTAAGATGTGGAGATCCAGAGGCACTGTTATCGCCGGAGAGATGGAGGGGAGGGACACGTGTAGGGTAG
- the LOC104765758 gene encoding proteasome assembly chaperone 2, which translates to MDFVVEEGKRVNEDCSTLILPALSIGNVGQLAVDLLVSSTDADRVGYLDDLNLLPCVGNDAYGSLPCGEIALPLEVYESSSIATTLAQQRSPVAKGMMIKFAENIANFAASSGKKHVIVLSSLDFQRLHNLDMSRGPQVYYLCNAGSEGRDDNCEKLGFGRLNEYDSEGRCWKYLSSVFEKNSEEELTFPSEDELEDIDYYPSLPFAALFSAFKAKGLKVTCLLCYCSEGDNIPEAFILAEAASKLTGLSPDRFHGEEGGKWQIPYSWKSMYGGPPDMSMF; encoded by the exons ATGGACTTTGTTGTTGAAGAAGGGAAGCGAGTAAACGAAGACTGCTCAACTTTAATTCTC CCTGCATTGTCGATTGGGAATGTAGGGCAGCTCGCTGTTGATCTTCTAGTGTCATCTACTGATGCTGACAGAGTTGGTTATCTCGATGATCTAAATCTGCTTCCTTGTGTTGGAAATGACGCTTATGGCTCTCTTCCTTGTGGCGAGATCGCTCTTCCTCTCGAGG TTTATGAGTCATCTTCAATCGCTACTACTCTTGCTCAGCAAAGGTCTCCAGTTGCAAAg GGAATGATGATTAAATTTGCTGAGAATATAGCCAATTTTGCTGCTTCAAGTGGAAAGAAGCATGTTATTGTGCTATCCAGTTTAGACTTCCAAAGGCTGCATAACTTGGATATGTCAAG AGGCCCGCAGGTGTATTATCTGTGTAACGCGGGATCGGAAGGAAGAGATGATAACTGTGAGAAACTCGGATTTGGAAGATTGAACGAGTATGATTCAGAAGGAAGATGTTGGAAGTACCTTAGCTCCGTCTTTGAGAAGAACAGTGAAGAAGAGTTGACCTTCCCTTCAGAAGATGAACTCGAAGACATAGACTACTACCCAAGCTTGCCATTTGCAGCTCTTTTCTCAGCTTTTAAG GCAAAAGGATTGAAGGTGACATGCCTGCTATGTTACTGTTCTGAAGGAGACAACATTCCTGAAGCATTTATTCTAGCAGAGGCTGCATCTAAGCTTACGGGTCTGAGTCCCGACAGATTCCATG GGGAAGAAGGTGGGAAATGGCAGATACCGTATTCGTGGAAGAGTATGTATGGAGGTCCTCCAGATATGTCGATGTTTTAA